From Bombina bombina isolate aBomBom1 chromosome 1, aBomBom1.pri, whole genome shotgun sequence:
ATCTTCAGACAGCCAGAAAAAAATGGAACTGGAACCAAACTCCACATCTTTAAACCACTCTGATGGAACAAGTTCAATAAAAGCTCATAGTTTGTGGGAGGTCATTACAATTGCCATTGTTAGTGCTATTGTCAGCCTAATTACTATTGTGGGAAACATCTTAGTTATGGTTTCCTTTAAAGTAAACAGTCAACTGAAGACAGTCAACAACTATTACCTTTTAAGCCTGGCCTGTGCTGACCTGATTATTGGAGTCTTTTCAATGAACCTTTATACTTCCTACATTCTAATTGGCCATTGGTCCCTGGGTAGCCTTGCCTGTGATTTGTGGCTTGCTCTTGATTATGTGGCCAGTAATGCATCAGTAATGAACTTGCTAGTAATTAGCTTTGACAGATACTTTTCAATTACAAGACCTTTAACCTATAGAGCAAAACGTACCCCAAAAAGAGCTGGGCTTATGATAGGCCTAGCCTGGTTCATATCTTTCATCCTGTGGGCTCCTGCCATTCTGTGCTGGCAGTATTTTGTGGGGGAGCGTACAGTTCCTCCAGAGGAATGTCAGATTCAATTTCTTTATGAGCCAATTATAACCTTTGGAACTGCTATTGCTGCCTTCTACATTCCTGTATCTGTCATGACAATTCTTTATTGTCGCATCTACAAGGAGACAGAGAAGCGAACCAAAGATCTGGCTGAGCTGCAAGGTTCCAGCTCTGTGGCTGACTTTGAGATGATGAAGCCACAGGGCGCACTTCTGAAATCCTGTTTTAGCTGCAAACAGCAAACACTCACAAAGCGGGAAAGGTGCCAGGCATCTTGGTCCTCCTCAAGTCGCAGCACTTCAGCCACTGGCAAAATATCTCAGAGCCCCAATACCAGCAATGAGTGGGCAAAAGAGGACCAACTGACCACTTGCAGCAGCTATCCTTCCTCAGATGATGAAGACAAGCAAGGTAAGGAGGCTGTCTTCCAGGGCAATTATAAGAACCAAGTTGCAACTCAGAAGGAAGAAGAAGCTAAACAAATTCTTTCAAAAGAGCAGCCAGCATTGAATGACTATGACAGTGAGAGATTCTTTTTGACCCCTGGCAAAGGACACTCACAAAAGGGTCAAAAGTGTGTTTCCTATAAATTCAGGATTGTGGTGAATGATGATGGTTCTCAGGAAGCGAGCAATGGCTGCCGTAAAGTAAAAATCACCCCTTGCTCCTCCATGTCTAAGGGCCACTCTATAAGAAGTATGGACCCAAACATTAATAATCAGCTCACTAAGCGCAAGAGGATGGTTCTGATCAAGGAGCGCAAAGCAGCACAGACACTAAGTGCCATTCTTTTAGCTTTCATCATCACCTGGACCCCTTACAACATCATGGTTCTAGTCTCTACTTTTTGCTCCAACTGCATCCCCTCCTCGCTCTGGCACCTGGGCTACTGGCTTTGCTATGTTAATAGTACAGTCAATCCTATTTGCTATGCTCTTTGCAACAAAACATTCAGAAAGACGTTTAAAATGCTGCTACTGTGTCGATGGAGGAAAAAAggtgtggaggagaagctttattGGTATGGACAGCATCCTCCCAGCCAGAACAAGCTGCCATGAATAAAGAGTGCACAGAAGGCAACATGTTATGGCAGAGATGCTTGTCTCACTCGTGCACCTTATGGGGACTAGAGCACTTATGAAAGCTGTTGCACAATTCCCCTTTAGAGGTATCAGGTGTAATCTACTGAACATTTAGCTATGTTTGGGCAAACCTGTGACATGTTAGATGGTGTTTGTAAAGATAAACACCATAAAAGGCATTAGCCAATTAACAAAAAGCTTATTTGTCTTTTCTAGGCACCCTAAAAGGGCAAAGGCTTAGGAAAAGATGACCTATACCTTGACATCTTACTGGTGAGAATGCCTAGAGCAGGATAAAATGTTTTCTTTGTACAAATGGGATCATTCCATGTGAGAGCTATAAATAATTTGCTGCTTTTGTTAATATTTAATCAAGTGCAGAACAAGCAGGAAGAGTCCATTACTCACTTCCAGCAACTAACAAACTGGCAGTAGACAATTGTCAAATAATTCAAGCAGAAGCTTTGTTAAGAATGTGGCtagccaaaatataaaaaaaataaaaagacagcaATGTATATGGTCCGGAGTCTTGTGGTATAGTGGGAAGTGACAAGTATGTTCCTGTCCAGTGATATTTATCATGGTTCTGCTGGTCTGTATTTACATGTACCCTGTCCTCCTTCCTCCTACTAATGCTGTTTTTTCATAAGTTTACACACAATGACTGCCCCAGGTATTAAAATAATCCATGACATTTAACTCCCAGAACTGCTAACATAATTAGGCTTGTGGGCATAAATGACATTTAGAAGAAGGCAGTGTAAAACTGGTCATGATTTACATTTAATGGTATTTCaggtttatatttaaagggacagtctaccatagaattgttattgttttaaaagatagataatccctttattaccaattccccagttttgcatcaccaacacagttatattaatatactttttacctctgtgattaccttgtatctagaaaccttcttccagccccctgatcacatgattgtgactgtttattatctattgtcttaaatttagcattgtgttgtgctagatcttaaataaccccctgtgcctgaacacagtgttatctatatggcccacatgtactttctgtctctttgtgttgaaaagatatttaaaaagcatgtgataagaggcagccctcaaaggcttagaaattagcatatgagtctacctatgtttagtttaaactaagaataccaagagaaaaaagcaaatttcatgataaaagtaaattggaaagttgattaaaattaaaattcctatatgaataatgaaagtttaatttatactagac
This genomic window contains:
- the CHRM5 gene encoding muscarinic acetylcholine receptor M5, which translates into the protein MELEPNSTSLNHSDGTSSIKAHSLWEVITIAIVSAIVSLITIVGNILVMVSFKVNSQLKTVNNYYLLSLACADLIIGVFSMNLYTSYILIGHWSLGSLACDLWLALDYVASNASVMNLLVISFDRYFSITRPLTYRAKRTPKRAGLMIGLAWFISFILWAPAILCWQYFVGERTVPPEECQIQFLYEPIITFGTAIAAFYIPVSVMTILYCRIYKETEKRTKDLAELQGSSSVADFEMMKPQGALLKSCFSCKQQTLTKRERCQASWSSSSRSTSATGKISQSPNTSNEWAKEDQLTTCSSYPSSDDEDKQGKEAVFQGNYKNQVATQKEEEAKQILSKEQPALNDYDSERFFLTPGKGHSQKGQKCVSYKFRIVVNDDGSQEASNGCRKVKITPCSSMSKGHSIRSMDPNINNQLTKRKRMVLIKERKAAQTLSAILLAFIITWTPYNIMVLVSTFCSNCIPSSLWHLGYWLCYVNSTVNPICYALCNKTFRKTFKMLLLCRWRKKGVEEKLYWYGQHPPSQNKLP